A single genomic interval of Chitinophaga sp. 180180018-3 harbors:
- the meaB gene encoding methylmalonyl Co-A mutase-associated GTPase MeaB, which produces MYAQYLSALQQGDIKSLARCISLVENERAGYEQLLEHLPANTHTRVVGITGPPGAGKSTLVNALISSLTAQQQKVAIIAVDPSSPFNFGALLGDRIRMSQHFNHPDVFIRSMASRGALGGLSPKIIEVSDLIKAAGFDYLFIETVGVGQSEVEIAGIADTTIVVVVPEAGDEIQTMKAGLMEIADIFVVNKADRDNADAFAKNLRLLAHSRQQQEWEIPVIKSVATQQTGVDEIIAAISRHHHAVSHLQQKHILLLAEKAYQLIQHRRMKDISKQLLQAEIRVLVQQEAFNLYRYIGTKS; this is translated from the coding sequence ATGTACGCACAGTACTTATCAGCGCTACAGCAGGGAGATATCAAATCACTGGCCCGGTGTATTTCATTGGTTGAAAATGAGCGGGCGGGTTATGAGCAGCTGCTGGAACATCTGCCGGCCAATACCCATACCAGGGTAGTGGGCATTACAGGCCCTCCGGGAGCCGGTAAAAGTACCTTAGTAAATGCGCTGATTAGCAGCCTCACCGCGCAACAGCAGAAAGTAGCCATTATAGCAGTAGATCCATCCTCACCGTTTAATTTCGGCGCGTTACTGGGCGATCGCATAAGAATGAGCCAGCACTTCAACCATCCGGATGTATTTATCCGTTCCATGGCCAGCCGCGGCGCATTGGGCGGATTAAGCCCCAAGATCATAGAAGTGAGTGATCTGATTAAAGCCGCCGGCTTCGATTATCTGTTCATTGAAACGGTAGGAGTAGGTCAGAGTGAAGTGGAAATAGCAGGTATTGCCGATACTACCATTGTTGTAGTGGTACCGGAAGCGGGCGATGAAATACAGACCATGAAAGCCGGCCTGATGGAAATCGCTGATATTTTTGTTGTTAATAAAGCAGATCGTGACAATGCCGATGCTTTTGCCAAAAATCTCCGCCTGTTGGCCCATAGCCGGCAACAACAGGAATGGGAAATACCGGTTATAAAGTCAGTAGCTACTCAGCAAACCGGGGTAGACGAAATTATAGCTGCCATCAGCAGACATCACCATGCGGTTTCACATCTCCAGCAAAAACATATATTGTTGCTGGCTGAAAAAGCCTATCAGCTTATACAGCACAGACGCATGAAAGATATATCAAAACAGCTGCTGCAGGCAGAAATCAGGGTACTGGTACAACAAGAAGCGTTTAACCTTTACCGTTATATCGGCACCAAAAGCTAG
- a CDS encoding glycosyltransferase family 1 protein: MPRFVIDCERLKYPNTGLYTYCYELGRSLLQIVSPPEELYFYLPDKKITAFDGELSYRQKLWHKLWMPYSKDIQLWHTAYQSSGYYPRSRDVKMVLTIHDLNFLYKPYIVPRKPLKLSKVQRMIERADHIITISNYVKQDVERNLDIGNKPLSVIYNGCDVKEFPGFNNPVYRPATPFLFTIGTILPKKNFHVLPALLKNTNYELIIAGNENAAYQKRIMQEAALHGVSDRVRIVGPVSEEDKYWYYRHCTAFVFPSIAEGFGIPVVEAMHFGKPVFLSDKTSLPEIGGHLAYYFENFEPAYMQEVFRKGMEHYNNTQPIEQLIAHANSFRWTDIARQYLDIYHSLVS; encoded by the coding sequence ATGCCAAGATTCGTTATAGACTGTGAAAGATTAAAATATCCGAATACCGGTCTATATACCTATTGCTACGAACTTGGCCGTTCTTTATTACAGATTGTTTCGCCACCGGAAGAGCTGTATTTCTATCTTCCAGACAAAAAAATTACAGCTTTTGACGGAGAATTATCATACAGGCAAAAGCTATGGCATAAGCTATGGATGCCATATTCAAAAGACATCCAATTGTGGCATACCGCTTATCAGTCGTCTGGTTACTACCCCCGTTCCAGGGATGTTAAAATGGTATTAACTATTCATGATCTGAACTTCCTATACAAACCATACATTGTGCCCCGAAAGCCGCTTAAATTATCGAAAGTTCAGCGGATGATAGAACGGGCTGACCATATTATAACTATTTCCAATTATGTAAAGCAGGACGTAGAGCGAAACCTGGACATCGGAAATAAACCACTCAGTGTTATCTACAATGGATGCGATGTAAAAGAGTTTCCTGGTTTCAACAATCCTGTTTATCGTCCGGCTACACCATTTCTTTTTACCATAGGTACTATTTTACCTAAAAAGAATTTCCACGTTTTACCCGCTCTACTTAAAAATACGAATTATGAATTAATCATAGCAGGCAATGAAAATGCAGCTTACCAAAAGCGGATTATGCAGGAAGCAGCATTACATGGGGTATCTGACAGGGTCAGAATAGTAGGGCCTGTTTCAGAAGAAGATAAATACTGGTATTACCGCCATTGCACCGCTTTTGTGTTCCCATCGATCGCGGAGGGTTTTGGTATACCGGTGGTAGAAGCCATGCATTTTGGGAAGCCGGTGTTTTTATCTGATAAAACCAGTTTGCCGGAAATAGGAGGACATCTTGCCTATTATTTTGAGAATTTTGAGCCCGCGTATATGCAGGAAGTTTTCAGGAAAGGCATGGAGCATTATAACAATACCCAGCCAATAGAGCAACTGATTGCTCATGCGAACAGTTTCAGGTGGACAGATATAGCCCGTCAATACCTGGATATTTACCACTCGCTCGTATCATAA
- a CDS encoding LON peptidase substrate-binding domain-containing protein yields the protein MTNFISIFPLGIVVYPGEQLNLHIFEPRYKQLVTSCLAEQKPFGIPVVINKKIMEYGTLVQIKKVEKIYENGEMDIVTMGESVFRILERVDDIPDKMYTGAIVNYPDNNETVSAKLLQEVLHGVRELHAILQIHKNFRKDDNQLQSYDLAHHAGLSLDEEYDLLHLFYEAQRLEYLKRHLHKVIPMMAEMERLKERVQLNGHFRNLSADNI from the coding sequence ATGACAAATTTTATTTCCATATTTCCGCTTGGTATTGTAGTCTATCCCGGGGAGCAACTGAACCTGCATATTTTTGAGCCCCGTTATAAGCAATTGGTCACTTCCTGCCTGGCAGAGCAGAAGCCATTTGGTATTCCAGTTGTAATAAATAAAAAAATAATGGAATATGGAACACTCGTGCAAATAAAAAAGGTAGAAAAAATATATGAGAATGGGGAAATGGACATTGTAACCATGGGAGAAAGCGTTTTCAGAATACTGGAACGAGTAGACGATATTCCTGACAAGATGTATACAGGTGCCATCGTCAATTACCCGGACAATAACGAAACTGTTTCTGCCAAATTGCTCCAGGAAGTCCTGCATGGTGTAAGGGAATTACATGCTATCCTGCAGATCCACAAGAATTTCAGGAAAGACGACAACCAGCTGCAGTCATATGACCTGGCCCACCATGCCGGCCTGTCGCTCGATGAGGAATATGACCTGCTCCACCTGTTTTATGAAGCCCAGCGGCTGGAATATCTCAAGAGACACCTTCACAAGGTGATCCCCATGATGGCTGAAATGGAACGACTGAAAGAGCGGGTTCAGCTGAATGGTCACTTCCGTAATCTTTCTGCCGATAATATTTAA
- the lptC gene encoding LPS export ABC transporter periplasmic protein LptC: MIRRIILFSIIALAFSSCENDIQTVMELDSKKAATENGQDITIIFSQGGKVNAKLVAPTLERTLERPSSVLFKNGLKVFMYNDSLGLESTLSAKVGKYMEEEGNVYLSKNVEVINKKGEKLNTDELNWDPKRKIFYSTKEVFIKTPTDSLHGWGLEANEDFSEKKILNVSGPITVQDSTSTAN, translated from the coding sequence ATGATCAGACGAATCATCTTATTCTCAATAATAGCCCTTGCCTTCAGCAGCTGTGAAAATGACATTCAGACAGTCATGGAGCTGGACTCCAAAAAAGCGGCCACTGAAAACGGACAGGACATTACTATCATCTTCAGCCAGGGAGGAAAGGTGAATGCTAAATTGGTAGCTCCTACACTGGAGCGTACCCTGGAACGCCCTTCCTCTGTATTGTTTAAAAACGGGCTCAAGGTATTTATGTACAACGACAGCCTGGGGCTGGAAAGTACCCTTTCTGCTAAGGTCGGTAAGTATATGGAAGAAGAAGGGAATGTATATTTATCGAAGAATGTTGAAGTTATTAATAAGAAGGGAGAAAAACTCAATACAGATGAATTAAACTGGGATCCCAAGAGAAAGATCTTCTACTCTACCAAAGAGGTATTTATAAAAACACCCACAGATTCCCTGCATGGTTGGGGGCTGGAAGCGAACGAAGATTTCAGCGAAAAGAAGATCCTCAATGTAAGCGGACCTATTACGGTACAAGACAGTACTTCTACGGCAAATTAG
- a CDS encoding tRNA-binding protein gives METISWPDFEKVEMRVGTILEVNDFPKARNPAYQLLIDFGPELGHKRSSAQITQLYNKEELVGKQVVAVVNFPVKQIANFMSECLVLGAVGENKEVVLLQPNKLVNNGQRIA, from the coding sequence ATGGAAACTATCAGCTGGCCGGATTTTGAAAAAGTAGAAATGAGAGTAGGTACTATTCTGGAAGTAAATGATTTTCCCAAAGCCCGTAACCCTGCTTATCAGCTATTAATCGATTTTGGACCCGAGCTCGGACACAAACGTTCGTCTGCGCAAATCACTCAATTATACAATAAGGAAGAGTTGGTGGGCAAACAAGTGGTGGCGGTGGTGAACTTCCCTGTTAAGCAGATCGCCAATTTTATGTCGGAATGCCTGGTATTGGGAGCCGTGGGAGAAAATAAAGAAGTAGTGCTGTTGCAGCCCAATAAATTGGTTAATAATGGGCAACGAATTGCCTAA